A DNA window from Fragaria vesca subsp. vesca linkage group LG3, FraVesHawaii_1.0, whole genome shotgun sequence contains the following coding sequences:
- the LOC101292493 gene encoding G-type lectin S-receptor-like serine/threonine-protein kinase RKS1-like translates to MSSTEKSLITKFFIFLLIRSCFSIDTITPNQPLRDGDILVSSGKVFALGFFSPGNSGNRYVGVWYYQVPNQTVVWVANRDHPVDDRSGFLAVQGDGGLVVYGKDQKVPLWSSNVTLSSPNNSLAKLLDSGNLVLLENGVSQNVLWEGFNYPSNTFLPFMKVGVNRQSGIEWYCTSWKSQDDPGTGNCSYRIDPRGFPQLILYKDGAPWWRAGTWTGQRFSGVPVSSPNFIFNSNFVNNQDEISIMYDVTNASSIYTRTVLDETGTIARSTWNGDAQEWNVLWSAPVERCDYYGRCGPNSNCAPDYVASTECTCLPGFVPKSPADWYLRDGSGGCIREKGVSICGNGDGFVKIVRVKIPESSTASVNMNLSLKACEQECWRNCSCTAYSAAGENKGGIGCVTWHEDLMDTRTFSSSGQDLYVRVNATILGNSSLFCYFSSTRFPLLIMTCAHDLDDFAQYAKSNGSPTKKAKLAISIVSVLLFFFVVFLVYWLVKRKLTGKKRPNKFESRVPTGSMYFEKSTADLDDQSTMNSSELPFFDLRIISAATNNFSASNKLGAGGFGSVYKGVLSNGKEIAVKRLSKHSGQGIEEFKNEVMLIAKLQHRNLVKILGCCVQDEENMLIYEYVPNKNETNRALLDWKTRFEIICGIARGILYLHQDSRLRIIHRDLKASNVLLDASLNPKIADFGLARIFRGDQNEANTNRVVGTYGYMSPEYAMEGLFSVKSDVYSFGILLLEIISGRKNSGYYDESYPDSNLVGHVWSLWREDHALEIVDSTLGDSFQFDEVLRCIQIALLCVQDFPTERPTMSAVLGMLSNDAALPPPGKPAFLVKKAGTSEDNSINNVTCTIVRAR, encoded by the exons ATGAGCTCTACTGAAAAATCTTTGATCACTAAATTCTTCATCTTCCTTCTCATACGCTCTTGCTTTTCTATTGACACTATTACACCAAACCAACCTCTAAGAGATGGCGACATTCTTGTGTCATCCGGAAAAGTCTTTGCACTCGGATTTTTCAGTCCCGGAAATTCTGGCAACCGTTATGTTGGAGTATGGTACTACCAAGTTCCTAACCAAACAGTTGTGTGGGTTGCAAACAGAGATCATCCTGTCGATGACAGATCTGGGTTCCTAGCAGTTCAAGGAGACGGGGGCCTTGTGGTTTATGGGAAAGACCAAAAGGTCCCTCTTTGGTCCTCTAATGTTACTCTCTCCTCTCCAAACAATTCTCTGGCCAAGCTTTTGGATTCTGGAAATCTTGTCTTGCTTGAGAACGGGGTAAGCCAAAATGTGCTTTGGGAAGGCTTTAATTATCCCTCAAATACTTTTCTACCATTTATGAAAGTTGGGGTGAACAGGCAGTCTGGAATAGAGTGGTATTGTACATCTTGGAAGTCTCAAGATGACCCAGGAACCGGGAACTGTTCGTATCGGATTGATCCAAGGGGATTTCCACAGCTGATTTTGTATAAGGATGGAGCTCCGTGGTGGAGGGCTGGAACTTGGACTGGTCAGAGATTCAGTGGCGTACCGGTCTCGTCACCTAATTTCATCTTCAATAGTAATTTTGTGAACAATCAAGACGAGATATCGATCATGTATGATGTTACTAATGCCTCATCAATCTACACTAGGACAGTGCTAGATGAAACAGGAACCATTGCACGGTCCACATGGAATGGTGATGCACAAGAATGGAACGTGTTGTGGTCAGCCCCAGTAGAGCGGTGTGATTACTATGGACGCTGTGGTCCAAATAGTAACTGTGCCCCGGACTATGTAGCTAGCACTGAATGCACATGCCTACCTGGGTTTGTACCCAAGTCGCCGGCCGATTGGTACTTGAGAGATGGATCAGGGGGGTGTATTCGAGAAAAAGGAGTATCCATATGTGGAAATGGGGATGGATTTGTGAAGATTGTACGAGTAAAGATACCAGAATCGTCTACGGCTAGTGTAAACATGAATTTGAGTCTAAAAGCGTGTGAACAAGAGTGCTGGAGAAATTGTTCTTGCACTGCTTACTCGGCTGCAGGTGAGAACAAGGGAGGAATTGGATGTGTGACATGGCATGAAGATCTTATGGACACAAGGACATTTTCAAGTTCTGGCCAAGATTTATATGTTCGAGTTAATGCTACTATCTTGGGTAACAGTTCTCTGTTTTGTTACTTCTCTAGTACTAGATTTCCCTTGCTCATAATGACATGTGCTCATGATCTTGATGATTTTG CTCAGTATGCCAAGTCCAATGGTTCTCCTACCAAAAAGGCAAAGCTGGCCATTTCAATAGTATCTGTCTTACTGTTCTTCTTTGTAGTTTTCCTCGTGTACTGGCTGGTGAAGAGGAAATTGACAG GCAAGAAAAGACCAAATAAATTTGAATCAAGAGTTCCCACAGGGTCAATGTACTTCGAAAAGTCTACCGCGGATCTTGATGATCAGAGTACAATGAACTCATCAGAGTTACCCTTTTTTGACCTACGCATCATATCTGCAGCCACAAACAATTTCTCAGCGTCTAATAAGCTTGGAGCAGGCGGTTTTGGCTCCGTTTATAAG GGTGTGCTTTCTAATGGAAAGGAAATTGCAGTTAAAAGACTGTCTAAGCATTCTGGCCAAGGAATTGAAGAGTTCAAAAATGAAGTCATGCTGATTGCAAAACTACAACATAGGAATCTTGTGAAGATTTTAGGCTGTTGCGTTCAAGATGAAGAGAATATGCTGATCTATGAATATGTGCCGAACAAAA ATGAAACCAACAGAGCACTTTTAGATTGGAAGACGCGGTTTGAGATAATCTGTGGGATTGCTAGAGGGATCTTGTATCTTCATCAAGATTCAAGATTAAGAATCATCCATAGAGACTTAAAGGCCAGCAATGTTCTACTGGATGCTTCCTTGAACCCCAAAATTGCAGATTTCGGTCTGGCTAGAATATTTAGAGGAGATCAGAATGAAGCAAATACGAATCGTGTGGTTGGGACATA TGGTTATATGTCGCCAGAGTATGCAATGGAAGGATTGTTTTCAGTGAAGTCAGATGTATATAGTTTCGGCATTTTACTACTAGAGATCATTAGTGGTAGAAAAAACAGTGGTTATTACGATGAATCATATCCCGACTCAAATTTAGTTGGACAT GTATGGAGTCTGTGGAGGGAAGACCATGCCTTGGAAATAGTTGATTCAACTCTGGGAGACTCGTTCCAGTTTGATGAAGTTCTGAGATGTATACAAATTGCGCTCTTGTGCGTGCAGGACTTTCCGACCGAGAGACCAACCATGTCAGCAGTTCTAGGAATGTTAAGTAATGACGCAGCTCTTCCTCCGCCGGGTAAACCTGCATTTCTAGTGAAGAAAGCAGGTACCAGTGAAGATAATTCTATCAATAATGTGACATGTACTATTGTAAGAGCTAGGTAG
- the LOC101292782 gene encoding G-type lectin S-receptor-like serine/threonine-protein kinase RKS1-like gives MNSSQWSMIAALLIIFLLHLPSCISTDSFTPNQTIKDGDVLVSSRKLFALGFFSPGNSGKRYVGVWYNKVPEQTIVWVANRNNPLDDTSGLLVIDGDHGGLVIYGKDREVPLWSANVTLSSPQNSMAKLLDTGNFVLFDNGSQRVLWEGFDYPSNTLLPFMKLGLNRRSGLNRFLTSWKSQDDPGTGNCSYRIDPGGFPQLFLYKGRAPLWRSGSWIGHRWSGVPEMTPNFLFNVSFVNNQDELSVVYGITNDSIFSMMMLDESGTVKRSTWHDQVHQWIKFWSAPVEVCDNYGKCGPNSNCDPYHAGKFECTCLPGFEPKLHNEWYLRDGSGGCVRRKGVSLCQNGEGFVKVPLVKAPDSSAATLNLNLGLKECEDECLRNCSCMAYSNADDLQGGHGCVTWYGDLMDTRTYTNVGQDLYVRVDSIELGKERRDLFSYGATPSSIYFENSPCRTDPDDSRLKPDLPFFDLSTISAATKKFSDSNKLGEGGFGPVYKGVLSSGTEIAVKRLCKNSGQGNEEFKNEVVLIAKLQHRNLVRILGYCVQDDEKMLVYEYLPNKSLDSFIFNETKRAFLDWPRRLEIIFGIARGILYLHQDSRLRIIHRDLKASNVLLDYDMNPKIADFGMARIFGANQIEANTNRVVGTYGYMSPEYTMEGLFSVKSDVYSFGVLLLEIITGRKNTGYYHDINPDSNLVGHVWDLWKEGRALEIIDATLGESYPESEVLRCIHIALLCVQEFANDRPTMSTVVSVLGNDAALPSPRKPGFLLKRSPYTSGDPSTSTGDVNSINYVTCTTVEAR, from the exons ATGAATTCTAGTCAATGGTCTATGATCGCTGCATTGCTCATCATCTTCCTTCTTCATCTCCCCTCTTGCATTTCCACTGATTCCTTTACTCCAAACCAAACCATCAAAGACGGAGACGTTTTAGTCTCGAGCAGGAAGCTCTTTGCCCTCGGGTTCTTCAGCCCTGGTAATTCCGGCAAACGTTACGTTGGAGTTTGGTATAACAAAGTTCCAGAGCAGACCATTGTTTGGGTTGCAAATAGAAACAACCCCCTCGATGATACCTCTGGACTTTTAGTTATCGATGGAGATCATGGAGGCCTTGTCATATATGGAAAGGATAGAGAAGTCCCTCTTTGGTCTGCTAATGTTACTCTCTCTTCTCCACAGAATTCCATGGCCAAGCTCTTGGATACAGGAAACTTTGTTTTGTTTGATAATGGGAGCCAAAGGGTTTTGTGGGAAGGGTTTGATTATCCCTCTAATACACTGCTTCCATTTATGAAACTTGGGCTGAACCGGCGGTCCGGGTTGAACAGGTTCCTAACTTCTTGGAAGTCCCAGGATGACCCGGGAACTGGGAATTGTTCGTATAGGATTGATCCAGGTGGATTTCCGCAGCTGTTTTTGTACAAGGGTCGAGCTCCATTGTGGCGATCCGGGTCTTGGATCGGGCACAGATGGAGTGGTGTGCCTGAAATGACTCCGAATTTCCTCTTCAACGTTAGCTTTGTGAACAATCAAGACGAGTTATCTGTTGTGTATGGTATTACCAACGACTCAATCTTCTCAATGATGATGCTTGATGAATCAGGAACCGTCAAACGGTCAACGTGGCATGATCAGGTACACCAATGGATCAAGTTCTGGTCTGCTCCGGTAGAGGTATGTGACAACTATGGAAAGTGCGGTCCAAATAGCAACTGTGATCCTTACCATGCTGGTAAGTTCGAGTGTACATGCCTACCTGGGTTTGAACCTAAGTTGCACAATGAATGGTACTTGAGAGATGGCTCGGGTGGGTGTGTGAGGAGAAAAGGAGTATCCCTGTGCCAAAACGGAGAAGGGTTCGTGAAGGTTCCACTAGTGAAGGCACCAGACTCGTCTGCTGCGACTTTAAACTTGAACTTGGGTCTGAAAGAATGTGAAGATGAATGCTTAAGGAATTGTTCTTGCATGGCATACTCGAATGCAGATGACCTGCAAGGAGGACATGGGTGCGTGACATGGTATGGGGACTTGATGGATACAAGGACTTATACAAATGTCGGTCAAGATTTATATGTTCGAGTTGATTCAATTGAATTAG GTAAGGAAAGACGGGATTTATTTTCATATGGTGCCACACCTTCATCAATCTACTTCGAAAATTCTCCTTGTAGAACAGATCCTGATGATAGCAGATTAAAGCCAGATCTGCCTTTCTTTGATCTAAGCACCATATCCGCAGCCACGAAAAAATTCTCTGATTCGAACAAGCTTGGAGAAGGAGGTTTTGGCCCTGTTTATAAG GGTGTTCTTTCTAGTGGAACAGAAATAGCCGTGAAAAGACTATGCAAAAATTCTGGCCAAGGAAACGAAGAGTTCAAGAATGAAGTTGTGCTAATTGCTAAACTTCAACACAGGAACCTTGTGAGAATCTTGGGTTATTGCGTTCAAGACGATGAGAAGATGCTAGTCTACGAATACCTGCCGAACAAAAGCCTGGACTCTTTCATTTTCA ATGAAACGAAAAGGGCATTTCTGGATTGGCCAAGACGCTTGGAGATTATCTTTGGCATTGCTAGAGGCATATTGTATCTTCATCAAGATTCAAGATTAAGAATCATCCATAGAGACCTAAAGGCCAGCAATGTTCTATTGGACTATGATATGAACCCAAAAATTGCAGATTTTGGTATGGCGAGAATATTCGGAGCAAACCAAATTGAAGCAAACACAAATCGCGTGGTCGGAACGTA CGGTTACATGTCACCGGAATATACAATGGAAGGACTATTTTCAGTGAAGTCTGATGTATATAGTTTCGGTGTATTGCTGCTAGAAATCATTACTGGTAGAAAAAACACTGGTTACTACCACGATATTAATCCCGACTCAAATTTGGTTGGACAT GTTTGGGACTTGTGGAAAGAAGGCCGAGCATTGGAAATCATCGACGCAACTTTGGGTGAATCCTACCCTGAAAGTGAAGTTCTCCGGTGCATTCATATCGCGCTCCTCTGCGTGCAAGAGTTTGCAAATGACCGGCCGACCATGTCAACAGTTGTGTCGGTGTTAGGCAACGATGCAGCTCTTCCTTCACCAAGAAAACCAGGATTTCTGCTGAAGAGAAGTCCCTATACCAGTGGAGACCCCAGCACAAGTACTGGAGATGTTAATTCCATAAACTATGTTACATGCACTACTGTTGAAGCTCGCTAA
- the LOC101301366 gene encoding U-box domain-containing protein 8-like, with the protein MATQFPEDFFCPISLEIMSDPVILPSGHTFDRPSIQRWLDAGHRTCPLTKLPLPEHPSLIPNHALRSLISNYTLPSPTPQPHRNQSHHNPSQPQTLISTLTSPASSLDSKLDSLDRLNKTAKDDAAFRLKLTEFGAVAAGLKCLDSGEPCLQAKALTLLLNVSLDDDGNKVGMVAEGVLDRVVAVLQGGLPKSRAVAATVLTSLALVEVNKGTIGADPYVIPALVSLLRDGKWPEKKEAATALHTLCSFSDNRRRAVECGAVAILLRIADSGLDRAVEVLGQLARSKDGREEMQRFSGCVRILVRVLENGTTRGVQHALLTLSSLCRFSEKMRVEARNQGVLAICMCLVEVDNEKIRENACYLIQVLDGNHSMI; encoded by the coding sequence ATGGCGACTCAGTTCCCGGAAGATTTCTTTTGCCCAATTTCGCTGGAAATAATGTCCGACCCGGTTATACTCCCTTCGGGTCACACCTTCGACCGGCCCAGCATCCAACGCTGGCTCGACGCCGGCCACCGTACTTGTCCACTTACCAAACTACCCCTCCCTGAACACCCTTCCCTAATCCCCAACCACGCCCTCCGCAGCTTAATTTCCAATTATACCCTCCCCTCTCCTACACCGCAGCCCCACCGCAACCAGAGCCACCACAACCCCTCCCAGCCCCAAACCCTAATCTCCACCCTCACTTCACCGGCGTCGAGCCTCGACTCCAAGCTCGACTCGCTCGACCGGCTCAACAAGACGGCCAAGGACGACGCGGCGTTCCGCCTCAAGCTGACGGAGTTCGGCGCCGTCGCCGCCGGTCTGAAGTGCCTGGACTCCGGCGAGCCGTGCCTGCAGGCGAAGGCTCTGACTTTGCTGCTGAATGTTAGCCTGGACGACGACGGCAACAAGGTGGGGATGGTAGCCGAGGGAGTGCTCGACAGAGTCGTGGCGGTGCTGCAAGGCGGCTTGCCGAAGAGCCGCGCCGTGGCGGCGACGGTGTTGACCAGCCTGGCCCTCGTGGAGGTCAACAAGGGCACAATTGGGGCGGATCCGTATGTGATTCCGGCTCTTGTTTCGCTTCTCCGGGACGGCAAGTGGCCGGAGAAGAAAGAGGCGGCGACGGCGCTTCATACTCTCTGTTCTTTTTCTGATAATCGGCGGCGGGCGGTGGAGTGCGGTGCGGTTGCGATTTTGCTCCGAATTGCGGATTCGGGTCTGGACCGGGCCGTTGAGGTTTTGGGCCAGCTGGCGAGAAGCAAGGATGGGAGAGAAGAGATGCAGAGGTTTAGTGGGTGTGTGAGGATTTTAGTGAGGGTTTTAGAGAATGGAACTACCAGAGGAGTTCAGCATGCTCTGCTCACATTGAGCTCGCTTTGCCGTTTCAGTGAGAAAATGCGTGTGGAAGCAAGAAACCAAGGGGTGTTAGCGATTTGTATGTGTTTGGTTGAAGTTGATAATGAAAAGATTAGAGAAAATGCTTGTTATTTGATTCAGGTCCTGGATGGGAACCATTCCATGATTTGA